Below is a window of Stappia sp. DNA.
CCCCGGCACCGCCGCAGCCGCCGGCGCTCGCGCCGCTCGAGCCGCGCACCCGGCGGCGCATCGCGCGCGGCACGCGCGCCATCGACGCGCGCATCGACCTGCACGGCCTGACCCAGGCCGAGGCGCATACCCGGTTGCGCGGTTTTCTCGCCCAGGCCCAGGCGCAGGGCCTGTCGCTGGTCCTGGTGATCACCGGCAAGGGCGGGGCCGGTGGCAGCCTGTCGGCCGAGGGGCGCGGCGTGCTGCGTCGGGTGGTTCCGCAATGGCTGTCGTTTCCCGAGTTTCGCGGTCTCGTGGTCGGCTTCGAGGAGGCGCATGCCGGCCATGGCGGCGGCGGCGCGCTCTATGTGCGCATCCGCAAGGCCGGCCGTTTCGCGCCGCCGGCCGGGAGGCGCGGATGACCCCCTTCGGCGCCAAGGTGCGCGAGCACCGCAAGAAGCGGGGCGTGACCCTGTCGCAGATGGCCGCCGCCCTGTCGGTGTCGCCGGCCTATCTGTCGGCGCTGGAGCACGGCCGGCGCGGGACGCCGACCTGGTTCATGGTCCAGCGCATCATTGCCTTCTTCAACGTGATCTGGGATGAAGCGGAGGAGTTGCAGCGGCTGGCGGAGCTTTCGGATCCGAAGGTGTCGATCGACACCGGCGGACTGACGCCGGAGGCGACCGAACTCGCCAACGTGCTGGCGGCGAAGATCTCGGGCCTGTCGCCGGAAAGCCTGAGGCATCTGCTGCATCAGGTCCGGGCGGCGGCGGCGCGCGACGGCGTCTAGGCGCGCGGCACCGGCTCGCACAAGGCCGGCTCGCACAAGGCCGGATCGCACAAGGGAAGGATCGACTGAGCCCCATGACGAAGACGGCCGACACCTTCGCCGGTCTCATCGATGCGGACGCGCTGCGTCACGAGCTGACCGCCATGACCGCGCCCTTCGACGGCGACGGGTCGGATGCCGGCGTGCGCGCGCAGGTGCTGGCCCGCCTCAAGGAGGCGATGCGCGACGCCCGCCAGCGTGTGGAGGACCGGCTGTTCGACGACGGCGGCGGCACGCTCTGCGCGCGGCGGCTGAGCTTCGTGCAGGACGAGATCCTGCGCGTCGTCTACGATTTCGCGCTCTATCACGTCTATCGGGTCAAGAACCCGTCCGCGGCCGAGCGCATGGCCGTCGTCGCGGTCGGCGGCTATGGGCGCGGCACGCTGGCGCCGGGCTCCGACGTCGACCTGCTCTTCGTGCTGCCCTACAAGCAGACCCCCTGGGGCGAGCAGGTGGTCGAATACATCCTCTACATGCTGTGGGATCTGGGGCTGAAGGTCGGCCACGCCACCCGCAACGTGGAGGAATGCCTGCGCCTGTCGAAGTCGGACATGACGATCCGCACGGCGATCCTGGAAGCCCGCCACGTGTGGGGCGACAAGGCCCTCTACGACGAACTGGTCACCCGCTTCGACGAGACGGTCGTCGCCGGCACCGGCGCGGAATTCATCGCCGCCAAGCTGGCCGAACGCGATGCCCGCCACGCCCGCCAGGGCGCCTCGCGCTATCTGGTCGAGCCCAACGTCAAGGAGGGCAAGGGCGGCCTGCGCGATCTCAACACGCTGTTCTGGATCGCCAAGTATTTCTATCGCGTGCGCTCCGGGTCGGGGCTGGTGAAGGCGGGCGTCTTCACCCGCGCCGACCATCAGCGCTTCCGCAAGGGCGAGGATTTCCTCTGGGCGGTGCGCTGCCACCTGCATTTCCTCGCGGGACGGGCGGAGGAACGGCTGTCCTTCGACGTTCAGCGCGAGATCGCGGTGCGCCTCGGCTACACCCAGCATCCGGGCATGAAGGACGTCGAGCGCTTCATGAAGCACTACTTCCTGGTGGCCAAGGACGTGGGCGATCTGACCCGCATCTTCTGCGCCGCGCTGGAGGAGCAGCACGCCAAGCAGCCGCAGCCCCTGTCGCGGCTGATCGGGCAGCTGACCGACCGCGTGCGCCGCCGGCGGTCGGAGTCGGGTCATCCCGATTTCGTGATAGACAACGGCCGGCTCAATATCGCGGACGAGGGCGTTTTCGAGAAGGACCCGGTCAATCTGGTGCGCCTCTTCGCCATCGCCGACAGACAGGGGGCGATGCTGCATCCCGAGATGCTCAAGCGCGTGCGCCGGTCGCTGAAGCTGATCACCGCCGCGGTGCGCGAGAACCCGGAAGCCAACCGGCTGTTCCTCCAGATCCTGACCTCGCGCAAGGACCCGGAGACGGTGCTGCGCAAGATGAACGAGACCGGCGTGCTCGGCCGTTTCGTGCCGGATTTCGGCAAGGTCGTGGCGATGATGCAGTTTTCCATGTACCACCACTACACGGTCGACGAGCATCTGATCCGCTCCATCGGCGTGCTCGGCGAGATCGAGCGCGGCGAGGCGGGCGAGGACCATCCCCTGTCCACCGATTTGATCAAGACGATCCAGAACCGGCGGGTGCTCTTCGTCGCCATGTTCCTGCACGACATCGCCAAGGGACGGCCCGAGGATCATTCGATCGCCGGCGCCCGCATCGCGCGCAAGCTGTGCCCGCGCTTCGGACTGTCGTCGTCGGAGACGGACACCGTCGCCTGGCTGGTCGCGCATCATCTCGACATGAGCACGACCGCGCAGTCGCGCGATCTCGCCGACCGCAAGACCATCGAGGATTTCGCCCGCGAGGTGCAGAGCCTGGAGCGCCTGAAGCTGCTCCTGATCCTCACCGTCGCCGACATCCGCGCCGTCGGGCCGAATGTCTTCAACGGCTGGAAGGGGCAGTTGCTGCGCACGCTCTACTACGAGTGCGAACCGGTGCTGACAGGCGGCCACAGCCTGTTGCCGCACGACCAGCGCGTGGCGGCGGCCAAGGCGGAGCTGGCCGGCGCGCTCGCCTCCTGGGACGAGGCGGCGCGCACGGACTATCTGGAGCGGCATTATCCGGCCTACTGGTTGCGCGTGCCGCTGGAGCGCAAGATCGCCGACGCGGAGATGATCCGCGCCGCCGATCACGAACGCACCGGCTTTTCCGCCCGCGTGATCCCGCATGCCTTCGAGGAGGTGACGGAAATCACGGTGCTGGCCGCCGACCATCCCAAGCTGCTGTCGACCATCGCGGGCGCCTGTTTCGTCGCCGGGGCGAACATCGTCGACGCGCAGATCGACACGACGACCGACGGCTTCGCGCTGGACACGATCTTCATCTCCCGCGAACTGCCCGACGACGCCGACGAGATCCGCCGCGGCGAACGTATCTGCCGGCTGATCGAACAGGCGCTGCGCGGCGAGGAACGCCTGCCGGAGCAGGTCGCCGGCAAGGTCGCGACCAAGGCGGGCGCGCGCGGACGCATGAAGGCGTTCCGCATCGAGGCCGAGGTGCTGGTCAACAACGCGCTGTCCAACCGGCACACGGTGCTGGAGATCACCGGGCTCGACCGTCCCGGCCTGCTCTACGACCTGACGCGGGAGATCTCCGCGCTCAACCTCAACATCAACTCCGCCCATATCGCCACCTTCGGCGAGCGGGCGGTGGACGTGTTCTACGTCACCGACCTCACGGGGCAGAAGATCGGCAACATCGGGCGCCAGGAGGCGATCCGAGACCGGCTGAAGATCGCGGTCGACGCGGAGGCCGGCGAGGAGACCGGACGTCGCCGGCCGCGCCGCGCGGCAGGCGCCGCATGAGCGCGATCGCATGCGCTGCGAGAGAGCCGGCGGGGGAGCGCACCCCGTGAGCCTCTTGCGCAATTTCGCCACCGTCGGCGGCGCGACGATGACCAGCCGTGTGCTCGGCTTCCTGCGCGACGTGATGATCGCCGCCTTCGTCGGCGCGGGGCCGG
It encodes the following:
- a CDS encoding Smr/MutS family protein, which translates into the protein MSGRRRKSRLPSPDERKLWAQVTADVTPLAEDRGPRSAESAPAPAAEPERSLGATPPPRATTAMRALHPQKPPAPPQPPALAPLEPRTRRRIARGTRAIDARIDLHGLTQAEAHTRLRGFLAQAQAQGLSLVLVITGKGGAGGSLSAEGRGVLRRVVPQWLSFPEFRGLVVGFEEAHAGHGGGGALYVRIRKAGRFAPPAGRRG
- a CDS encoding helix-turn-helix transcriptional regulator; translation: MTPFGAKVREHRKKRGVTLSQMAAALSVSPAYLSALEHGRRGTPTWFMVQRIIAFFNVIWDEAEELQRLAELSDPKVSIDTGGLTPEATELANVLAAKISGLSPESLRHLLHQVRAAAARDGV
- a CDS encoding [protein-PII] uridylyltransferase, translating into MTKTADTFAGLIDADALRHELTAMTAPFDGDGSDAGVRAQVLARLKEAMRDARQRVEDRLFDDGGGTLCARRLSFVQDEILRVVYDFALYHVYRVKNPSAAERMAVVAVGGYGRGTLAPGSDVDLLFVLPYKQTPWGEQVVEYILYMLWDLGLKVGHATRNVEECLRLSKSDMTIRTAILEARHVWGDKALYDELVTRFDETVVAGTGAEFIAAKLAERDARHARQGASRYLVEPNVKEGKGGLRDLNTLFWIAKYFYRVRSGSGLVKAGVFTRADHQRFRKGEDFLWAVRCHLHFLAGRAEERLSFDVQREIAVRLGYTQHPGMKDVERFMKHYFLVAKDVGDLTRIFCAALEEQHAKQPQPLSRLIGQLTDRVRRRRSESGHPDFVIDNGRLNIADEGVFEKDPVNLVRLFAIADRQGAMLHPEMLKRVRRSLKLITAAVRENPEANRLFLQILTSRKDPETVLRKMNETGVLGRFVPDFGKVVAMMQFSMYHHYTVDEHLIRSIGVLGEIERGEAGEDHPLSTDLIKTIQNRRVLFVAMFLHDIAKGRPEDHSIAGARIARKLCPRFGLSSSETDTVAWLVAHHLDMSTTAQSRDLADRKTIEDFAREVQSLERLKLLLILTVADIRAVGPNVFNGWKGQLLRTLYYECEPVLTGGHSLLPHDQRVAAAKAELAGALASWDEAARTDYLERHYPAYWLRVPLERKIADAEMIRAADHERTGFSARVIPHAFEEVTEITVLAADHPKLLSTIAGACFVAGANIVDAQIDTTTDGFALDTIFISRELPDDADEIRRGERICRLIEQALRGEERLPEQVAGKVATKAGARGRMKAFRIEAEVLVNNALSNRHTVLEITGLDRPGLLYDLTREISALNLNINSAHIATFGERAVDVFYVTDLTGQKIGNIGRQEAIRDRLKIAVDAEAGEETGRRRPRRAAGAA